One Microbacterium trichothecenolyticum DNA window includes the following coding sequences:
- the hxlB gene encoding 6-phospho-3-hexuloisomerase: MPSRDAATVETSLARIAREVASVIDRLVADPGDLDRVLDVLTGADRVFVLGAGRSGLALRMTAMRLMHLGLDVHVVGDTTTPAIRAGDALLTASGSGTTSGIVRAAETATHVGAKIAAITTAPDSPLGRAADALVVVPAAAKLDRSGAASTQYAGGLFEQAVVLVGDAIFDALWHRSGLSADDLWPRHANLE; the protein is encoded by the coding sequence ATGCCCTCCCGCGATGCCGCCACCGTCGAGACCTCTCTCGCCAGGATCGCCCGCGAGGTGGCATCCGTGATCGACCGCCTCGTCGCCGACCCGGGCGACCTCGACCGCGTGCTCGACGTGCTCACGGGCGCCGACCGCGTCTTCGTGCTCGGCGCGGGACGCTCGGGGCTGGCGCTTCGCATGACCGCGATGCGCCTCATGCACCTGGGTCTCGACGTGCACGTCGTGGGCGACACGACGACGCCCGCCATCCGCGCCGGAGACGCACTCCTCACCGCCAGCGGCTCCGGCACGACGTCCGGGATCGTGCGGGCAGCCGAGACAGCCACGCACGTCGGGGCGAAGATCGCGGCGATCACCACGGCCCCCGACTCCCCCCTCGGTCGCGCCGCGGATGCCCTCGTGGTGGTTCCCGCCGCGGCCAAGCTCGACCGCTCCGGAGCCGCGTCGACGCAGTACGCCGGCGGCCTGTTCGAACAGGCCGTCGTGCTCGTCGGTGACGCCATCTTCGACGCCCTGTGGCACCGCTCGGGGCTGTCGGCCGACGACCTGTGGCCCCGCCACGCCAACCTCGAATGA